From Streptomyces asiaticus, one genomic window encodes:
- a CDS encoding aspartate aminotransferase family protein, protein MSVQPSPDHAAGAAVKAADRAHVFHSWSAQGLIDPLAVAGAEGSYFWDYDGNRYLDFSCQLVNTNIGHQHPKVVAAIQEQAAKLCTIAPGFAVDVRSEAARLVAERTPGDLDKIFFTNGGAEAVENAVRMARLHTGRAKVLSAYRSYHGATAAAINLTGDPRRWPSDTASAGVVHFWAPFLYRSPFHADSEPQECERALRHLEDTIAFEGPQTIAAIILETIPGTAGIMVPPPGYLAGVREICDRYGIVFILDEVMAGFGRTGHWFAADHFGVTPDLLTFAKGVNSGYVPLGGVAISAEIAATFDQRPYPGGLTYSGHPLACASAVATINAMAEEGIVENAAAIGENVIGPALREIAERHPSVGEVRGLGVFWALDLVKDKETREPLVPYNAGGADNQPMADFAAACKRGGLWPFVNMNRTHVVPPCTVTEAEAKEGLAILDEALNAADAHTA, encoded by the coding sequence GTGTCCGTGCAGCCCAGCCCCGACCACGCGGCCGGCGCCGCCGTCAAGGCCGCCGACCGCGCGCATGTCTTCCACTCCTGGTCCGCGCAGGGCCTGATCGACCCCCTCGCCGTCGCGGGCGCCGAAGGCTCGTACTTCTGGGACTACGACGGCAACCGCTACCTGGACTTCTCCTGCCAGCTGGTGAACACCAACATCGGCCACCAGCACCCCAAGGTCGTCGCCGCGATCCAGGAGCAGGCCGCGAAGCTGTGCACCATCGCGCCGGGGTTCGCCGTGGACGTTCGGTCCGAGGCGGCGCGGCTGGTGGCCGAGCGCACCCCCGGCGACCTCGACAAGATCTTCTTCACCAACGGCGGCGCCGAGGCGGTGGAGAACGCGGTCCGCATGGCCCGGCTGCACACCGGCCGCGCCAAGGTGCTCTCCGCCTACCGCTCGTACCACGGCGCCACCGCCGCCGCGATCAACCTCACCGGCGATCCCCGCCGCTGGCCCTCCGACACCGCCTCGGCGGGTGTGGTGCACTTCTGGGCGCCGTTCCTCTACCGCTCGCCCTTCCACGCCGACAGCGAGCCGCAGGAGTGCGAGCGCGCGCTGCGCCACCTCGAGGACACCATCGCCTTCGAGGGCCCGCAGACTATCGCCGCGATCATCCTGGAGACCATCCCCGGCACCGCCGGGATCATGGTCCCGCCGCCCGGCTATCTGGCCGGGGTCCGGGAGATCTGCGACCGCTACGGCATCGTGTTCATCCTGGACGAGGTCATGGCGGGCTTCGGCCGCACCGGCCACTGGTTCGCGGCCGACCACTTCGGCGTCACCCCGGACCTGCTGACCTTCGCCAAGGGCGTCAACTCCGGCTATGTGCCGCTCGGTGGCGTCGCGATCTCCGCCGAGATCGCCGCGACCTTCGACCAGCGCCCCTACCCGGGCGGGCTCACCTACTCCGGCCACCCGCTGGCCTGCGCCTCGGCCGTCGCGACGATCAACGCGATGGCGGAGGAGGGGATCGTGGAGAACGCCGCCGCGATCGGGGAGAACGTGATCGGCCCCGCGCTGCGGGAGATCGCCGAGCGCCACCCCTCGGTCGGCGAGGTGCGCGGCCTCGGTGTCTTCTGGGCGCTGGACCTGGTCAAGGACAAGGAGACCCGCGAACCGCTCGTGCCGTACAACGCGGGCGGAGCGGACAACCAGCCGATGGCCGACTTCGCGGCGGCCTGCAAGCGCGGCGGTCTGTGGCCCTTCGTGAACATGAACCGCACCCATGTCGTGCCGCCGTGCACGGTCACCGAGGCCGAGGCCAAGGAGGGGCTGGCGATCCTGGACGAGGCGCTGAACGCGGCCGACGCGCATACGGCGTAG
- a CDS encoding SLATT domain-containing protein — translation MSQPEMQPEGLPRQEGARNQGDLLGRPFPHGDWGEPAERLDELYQWVEEGALEVAGWYLADRVWKRRAARVLRVGAAVAGVVGAVLPLLDLNGTLDGGAGWGALALLLAVACVGGDRFFGLTSGWMRDMATAQAVQRRLEVLQFDWASESVREVLGPTEGTASEAVERCLLVLRRFCEDVSELVRAETAGWMVDFGSGSAPLVTQSLMAQGPRPDTGSPASRFPLPPGPARPNMPRQRPPEPPR, via the coding sequence GTGAGTCAGCCGGAGATGCAGCCCGAGGGGCTCCCTCGGCAGGAGGGTGCGAGGAACCAGGGTGACCTGCTCGGCCGACCCTTCCCGCACGGCGACTGGGGGGAGCCCGCGGAGCGGCTCGACGAGTTGTACCAGTGGGTCGAGGAGGGCGCGCTGGAGGTCGCCGGGTGGTATCTCGCCGACCGGGTGTGGAAGCGGCGGGCCGCCCGGGTGCTGCGGGTGGGGGCCGCGGTGGCGGGGGTCGTGGGGGCCGTACTGCCGCTGCTGGATCTGAACGGGACGCTGGACGGCGGCGCCGGGTGGGGCGCGCTGGCGCTGCTGCTGGCGGTCGCGTGCGTCGGCGGCGACCGGTTCTTCGGGCTGACGTCCGGCTGGATGCGGGACATGGCCACGGCGCAGGCGGTGCAGCGGCGGCTGGAGGTGTTGCAGTTCGACTGGGCGTCGGAGAGCGTGCGGGAGGTGCTGGGTCCGACCGAGGGCACCGCGAGCGAGGCCGTGGAGCGGTGTCTTTTGGTGCTGCGGCGGTTCTGCGAGGACGTGTCGGAGCTGGTGCGGGCCGAGACGGCGGGCTGGATGGTGGACTTCGGATCCGGTTCCGCGCCGCTGGTCACGCAGTCGCTGATGGCCCAGGGCCCCCGTCCGGACACCGGGAGCCCCGCGAGCCGCTTTCCGCTGCCGCCGGGCCCCGCCCGGCCCAATATGCCGCGACAGCGTCCTCCCGAGCCGCCCCGCTGA
- a CDS encoding phosphoribosylaminoimidazolesuccinocarboxamide synthase has product MSGFVEKPEPVEVPGLQHLHTGKVRDLYRNERGELVMVASDRISAYDWVLPTEIPEKGKILTQLSLWWFDLLADLVPNHVLSTELPAGAPADWEGRTLVCRSLRMVPVECVARGYLTGSGLAEYRDTRTVCGIALPEGLTDGSELPSPIFTPATKAEVGEHDENVAYEEVAHRIGAEPAAQLRQATLAIYNRAREISRARGIILADTKFEFGYAEATLGAESAEPVLADEVLTPDSSRFWPADQWEPGHAQPSFDKQYVRDWLTSPASGWDRAGEQPPPPLPAEVVERTHAKYAEAYELLTGTSWK; this is encoded by the coding sequence GTGTCCGGATTCGTTGAGAAGCCCGAGCCGGTCGAGGTTCCGGGCCTTCAGCACCTGCACACCGGCAAGGTGCGCGACCTCTACCGGAACGAGCGCGGTGAGCTCGTCATGGTCGCCAGCGACCGGATCTCCGCCTACGACTGGGTTCTGCCGACCGAGATCCCCGAGAAGGGCAAGATCCTCACCCAGCTCTCCCTCTGGTGGTTCGATCTGCTCGCCGACCTCGTCCCCAACCACGTCCTGTCCACCGAGCTGCCCGCCGGCGCCCCCGCCGACTGGGAGGGCCGGACCCTGGTGTGCCGGTCGCTGCGGATGGTCCCGGTCGAATGCGTGGCACGCGGCTATCTGACCGGCTCCGGCCTGGCCGAGTACCGCGACACCCGTACGGTGTGCGGAATCGCCCTCCCCGAGGGGCTGACCGACGGCTCCGAGCTGCCCTCCCCGATCTTCACCCCGGCCACCAAGGCCGAGGTCGGCGAGCACGACGAGAACGTGGCGTACGAGGAGGTGGCCCACCGCATCGGCGCCGAGCCCGCCGCCCAGCTGCGCCAGGCCACCCTCGCCATCTACAACCGCGCCCGGGAGATCTCCCGCGCCCGGGGGATCATCCTCGCCGACACCAAGTTCGAGTTCGGCTACGCGGAGGCGACCCTGGGCGCGGAGAGCGCCGAGCCGGTGCTCGCCGACGAGGTGCTGACCCCGGACTCCTCCCGCTTCTGGCCCGCCGACCAGTGGGAGCCCGGCCATGCGCAGCCGTCCTTCGACAAGCAGTACGTCCGCGACTGGCTGACCTCTCCGGCCTCCGGCTGGGACCGCGCCGGCGAGCAGCCGCCGCCCCCGCTCCCGGCGGAGGTCGTCGAGCGGACGCATGCGAAGTACGCGGAGGCTTACGAGCTGCTGACCGGCACCAGCTGGAAGTAG
- the purD gene encoding phosphoribosylamine--glycine ligase, with the protein MKVLVIGGGAREHALCRALSLDPDVTALHCAPGNAGIAEVAELHAVDALDGAAVADLAASLGAGLVVVGPEAPLVAGVADAVRERGIPAFGPSAEAARLEGSKAFAKDVMAAAGVPTARAYVCTNPAEVDEALDAFGPPYVVKDDGLAAGKGVVVTEDVEAARTHALACGRVVIEEFLDGPEVSLFAITDGETVVPLQPAQDFKRAHDGDEGPNTGGMGAYSPLPWADPALVDEVVATVCQPTVDELRRRGTPFSGLLYAGLAITSRGVRVIEFNARFGDPETQVVLARLKTPLAAVLLAAATGRLEAEPPLRWSDGAAVTVVLASHNYPGTPRTGDPITGLDEVAEKDGPKAYVLHAGTKRDGASGEVVSAGGRVLSVTATGSDLAKARDRAYRAVGRIGLEGSHHRSDIAAKAAAEADA; encoded by the coding sequence GTGAAGGTCCTCGTCATCGGCGGCGGCGCCCGCGAACATGCCCTGTGCCGCGCTCTCTCCCTCGACCCCGACGTCACCGCACTGCACTGCGCCCCCGGCAACGCCGGCATCGCCGAGGTGGCCGAGCTGCACGCGGTCGACGCGCTCGACGGTGCCGCCGTCGCCGACCTCGCCGCCTCCCTGGGGGCGGGCCTGGTGGTCGTGGGGCCGGAGGCCCCCCTCGTGGCGGGGGTGGCCGACGCCGTGCGCGAGCGCGGGATCCCGGCCTTCGGGCCGTCCGCGGAGGCCGCGCGGCTGGAGGGCTCCAAGGCGTTCGCCAAGGACGTGATGGCGGCGGCGGGCGTGCCCACCGCCCGTGCCTATGTGTGCACCAACCCCGCCGAGGTCGACGAGGCGCTGGACGCCTTCGGCCCCCCGTACGTCGTCAAGGACGACGGCCTCGCCGCGGGCAAGGGCGTCGTGGTGACCGAGGACGTCGAGGCCGCCCGTACGCACGCGCTGGCCTGCGGCCGGGTGGTGATCGAGGAGTTCCTGGACGGCCCGGAGGTCTCCCTCTTCGCGATCACCGACGGCGAGACCGTGGTCCCGCTCCAGCCCGCCCAGGACTTCAAGCGCGCCCACGACGGCGACGAGGGCCCGAACACCGGCGGCATGGGCGCGTACTCCCCGCTGCCCTGGGCGGACCCCGCCCTGGTGGACGAGGTCGTGGCCACGGTCTGCCAGCCCACCGTCGACGAGCTGCGCCGCCGCGGCACGCCCTTCTCCGGGCTGCTGTACGCGGGCCTGGCGATCACCTCGCGGGGCGTGCGCGTGATCGAGTTCAACGCGCGCTTCGGCGACCCGGAGACCCAGGTGGTCCTCGCCCGGCTGAAGACCCCGCTGGCCGCGGTGCTGCTCGCCGCCGCCACCGGCCGTCTGGAGGCCGAGCCGCCGCTGCGCTGGAGCGACGGTGCCGCCGTGACCGTGGTCCTCGCCTCGCACAACTACCCGGGCACCCCCCGCACCGGCGACCCGATCACCGGGCTGGACGAGGTGGCCGAGAAGGACGGCCCCAAGGCGTACGTCCTGCACGCGGGCACCAAGCGGGACGGCGCGTCCGGTGAGGTGGTGAGCGCGGGCGGCCGGGTGCTCTCCGTCACCGCGACCGGCTCCGACCTGGCGAAGGCGCGCGACCGGGCGTACCGCGCGGTGGGCCGGATCGGCCTGGAGGGCTCCCACCACCGCTCCGACATCGCGGCGAAGGCGGCCGCCGAAGCGGATGCGTAA
- the purQ gene encoding phosphoribosylformylglycinamidine synthase subunit PurQ gives MTARVGVITFPGTLDDRDTQRAVRAAGLEAVPLWHRDKDLKQVDAVILPGGFSYGDYLRAGAISRFSPVMDSVIDQAKAGMPVLGICNGFQVLTETHLLPGAMLRNNHLHFICRDQKLRVENAETAWTRSYERGQEINIPLKNIDGRYVADERVLDELEAEGRVVFRYQELNPNGSLRDIAGICNAAGNVVGLMPHPEHAVEPLIGTGRTDGLGFFTSILKRLVSA, from the coding sequence GTGACCGCACGCGTCGGAGTCATCACCTTCCCCGGCACGCTCGACGACCGTGACACCCAGCGCGCGGTCCGCGCCGCCGGGCTGGAAGCCGTACCGCTGTGGCACCGCGACAAGGACCTCAAGCAGGTCGACGCGGTGATCCTGCCGGGCGGCTTCTCCTATGGCGACTATCTGCGGGCCGGGGCGATCTCCCGCTTCTCCCCGGTAATGGACTCGGTGATCGACCAGGCGAAGGCCGGTATGCCGGTGCTTGGCATCTGCAATGGCTTCCAGGTACTCACCGAGACCCATCTCCTGCCCGGTGCGATGCTGCGGAACAACCATCTGCACTTCATCTGCCGTGATCAGAAGTTGCGAGTGGAAAACGCGGAGACCGCCTGGACCCGCTCCTATGAGCGGGGTCAGGAGATCAACATCCCGCTGAAGAACATCGACGGCCGCTATGTCGCCGATGAGCGCGTCCTCGATGAACTCGAGGCCGAGGGACGCGTCGTCTTCCGCTATCAGGAGCTCAACCCCAACGGCTCGCTCCGCGACATCGCCGGTATCTGCAATGCGGCGGGCAATGTCGTCGGCCTCATGCCCCACCCCGAGCACGCCGTCGAACCGCTGATCGGCACCGGTCGCACCGACGGTCTCGGATTCTTCACCTCGATCCTCAAGAGGCTGGTCAGCGCATGA
- a CDS encoding phytoene desaturase family protein: MADAAIVGSGPNGLAAAVTLARAGLRVVVYEAAADIGGGLRTQPLFDPEIVHDICSAVHPMAPASRFFREFGLAARGVELLTPEVSYAHPLDGGRAALAHRDLGTTCAGLGPDGERWRRLMAPLVRHSEGVVDFILSGQRALPRDPAAPLLLAPRILVHGTRLGAARFAGEAAPALLTGVAAHAVGELPSLAGGAVAALLGHLAHGLGWPLPRGGSARIAEAMVDDITAHGGTFHTGRAIGDLRELDGYRAVLLDTGVPGLLDIAGRALPDRYARALRRFRYGPAAAKADFLVSEPIPWADPAVGRAGTVHLGGTHAELVREENRTARGVRSRAPFVLLVDPAVTDPGRARPGRRPVWAYAHMPNGDDTDPVELIRSRIETYAPGFGDTVLAARGMSGRDLERYDPNDVGGDIGSGAMTIRQSLARPVPRLDPYRTPLPGLFLCSSATPPGPGVHGMCGYLAALSALRHRFGIRKAPPLAPVA, encoded by the coding sequence ATGGCCGACGCGGCGATCGTGGGCAGCGGGCCCAACGGGCTCGCGGCCGCCGTCACCCTGGCCCGCGCCGGGCTGCGGGTGGTGGTGTACGAGGCCGCCGCCGACATCGGCGGCGGGCTGCGCACCCAGCCGCTCTTCGACCCGGAGATCGTCCATGACATCTGCTCGGCGGTCCATCCCATGGCGCCCGCCTCCCGCTTCTTCCGCGAGTTCGGCCTGGCCGCGCGCGGGGTGGAACTGCTGACGCCCGAGGTCTCCTACGCCCATCCGCTGGACGGCGGCCGCGCCGCGCTCGCCCACCGCGATCTGGGCACCACCTGCGCCGGGCTCGGCCCGGACGGGGAGCGCTGGCGGCGGCTGATGGCGCCGCTGGTGCGACACAGCGAGGGCGTCGTCGACTTCATCCTCTCCGGGCAGCGCGCCCTCCCCCGCGATCCGGCGGCACCGCTGCTGCTGGCCCCCCGGATCCTTGTGCACGGCACTCGGCTCGGTGCCGCCCGCTTCGCCGGTGAGGCGGCGCCCGCCCTGCTCACCGGGGTCGCCGCCCATGCCGTGGGCGAACTGCCCAGCCTGGCCGGCGGTGCGGTGGCTGCCCTGCTCGGGCATCTGGCCCACGGGCTCGGCTGGCCGCTGCCGCGCGGCGGCAGCGCCCGGATCGCCGAGGCCATGGTGGACGACATCACCGCGCACGGCGGCACCTTCCACACCGGGCGCGCGATCGGCGACCTCCGTGAGCTGGACGGGTATCGCGCGGTGCTGCTCGACACCGGTGTTCCGGGACTGCTGGACATCGCCGGGCGCGCGCTGCCCGACCGCTACGCCCGGGCGCTGCGGCGGTTCCGCTACGGCCCGGCCGCCGCCAAGGCCGACTTCCTGGTCAGCGAGCCGATCCCGTGGGCCGACCCCGCCGTGGGCCGCGCCGGGACCGTACACCTGGGCGGCACCCATGCCGAGCTGGTCCGGGAGGAGAACCGGACCGCGCGCGGGGTCCGCAGCCGGGCGCCCTTCGTGCTGCTCGTCGACCCGGCCGTCACCGACCCCGGGCGCGCCCGGCCCGGCAGGCGCCCGGTGTGGGCCTACGCGCACATGCCGAACGGCGACGACACCGACCCGGTGGAGCTCATTCGCTCCCGGATCGAGACGTACGCCCCCGGCTTCGGCGACACGGTGCTCGCGGCGCGCGGGATGTCGGGGCGGGACCTGGAGCGTTACGACCCCAACGACGTGGGCGGGGACATCGGCTCGGGCGCGATGACGATCCGGCAGAGCCTCGCCCGGCCGGTGCCCCGCCTCGATCCGTACCGCACTCCGCTGCCCGGCCTCTTCCTCTGCTCATCGGCGACTCCGCCGGGGCCGGGGGTCCATGGGATGTGCGGCTACCTGGCGGCCCTGTCGGCGCTACGGCATCGTTTCGGCATCCGGAAGGCCCCGCCCCTGGCCCCGGTGGCGTAG
- the purS gene encoding phosphoribosylformylglycinamidine synthase subunit PurS — protein sequence MPVARVVVDVMLKPEILDPQGQAVQRALPRLGFEGIADVRQGKRFELEVEGPVDDAALARIHQIAETFLANTVIEDFSVKVEVGEGADATAVKAES from the coding sequence GTGCCAGTGGCACGCGTCGTAGTCGACGTCATGCTCAAGCCGGAGATCCTCGACCCCCAGGGCCAGGCGGTGCAGCGAGCACTGCCCCGCCTCGGTTTCGAGGGGATCGCCGACGTCCGCCAGGGCAAGCGCTTTGAACTCGAGGTGGAGGGCCCGGTCGATGACGCCGCCCTCGCCCGTATCCACCAGATCGCCGAGACCTTTCTGGCGAACACCGTGATCGAGGACTTTTCCGTGAAGGTCGAGGTCGGCGAGGGCGCCGACGCCACTGCCGTGAAGGCGGAGTCGTGA
- a CDS encoding GntR family transcriptional regulator, translating into MPVPGTSPVKRNTLRQQIADALCDEVLAGRLPAGRQFTVKEIAQQYGVSATPVREALLDLCSQGLLDVEEHRGFKVHEFTIDDFRHMVDARTMVVEGVFRHYVEQTLNSMTTQALASVRRRAEEAERAARSGDLDILIGYDLRFWREICGLVGNPYVSDFLQRLRVQTWVFTVPYLRRVPDLRGLLWTGHCELMAAVTRGDPHDSERLIAAYNTHFRALIERLVTGEETRSRNGAGAEPEVNSP; encoded by the coding sequence ATGCCCGTGCCCGGCACCAGCCCGGTCAAGCGGAACACTCTGCGGCAGCAGATCGCCGACGCGCTCTGCGACGAGGTGCTCGCGGGCAGGCTCCCTGCGGGGCGCCAGTTCACCGTCAAGGAGATCGCCCAGCAGTACGGCGTCTCCGCGACCCCCGTCCGGGAGGCGCTGCTCGACCTGTGCTCCCAGGGGCTGCTCGATGTCGAGGAGCACCGGGGCTTCAAGGTCCACGAGTTCACCATCGACGACTTCCGGCACATGGTGGACGCCCGCACGATGGTGGTGGAGGGCGTCTTCCGGCACTACGTCGAGCAGACGCTGAACAGCATGACCACGCAGGCGCTGGCCTCGGTGCGGCGCCGGGCCGAGGAGGCCGAGCGGGCCGCCCGCTCCGGCGACCTGGACATCCTCATCGGCTACGACCTGCGCTTCTGGCGGGAGATCTGCGGGCTGGTCGGCAATCCGTACGTCTCGGACTTCCTCCAGCGGCTGCGGGTGCAGACCTGGGTGTTCACGGTGCCGTACCTGCGCCGCGTACCCGATCTGCGGGGTCTGCTGTGGACGGGGCACTGCGAGCTCATGGCGGCGGTCACCCGTGGGGATCCCCATGACTCGGAGCGGCTCATAGCGGCGTACAACACGCATTTCCGTGCGCTGATCGAGCGGTTGGTGACGGGGGAGGAGACCCGCTCGCGGAACGGAGCGGGGGCCGAGCCGGAAGTCAACTCCCCCTGA
- a CDS encoding histone-like nucleoid-structuring protein Lsr2, which yields MAQRVVVTLSDDLEGGEAEETVTFGLDGKLYEIDLNSANASKLRDALAPYVEAGRKRARSGKTYRRTAVAPDPAAVRAWARSNGMEVPPRGRIPKKVYEAFDESA from the coding sequence GTGGCGCAGCGCGTAGTAGTCACGCTCTCCGACGACCTCGAAGGAGGCGAAGCGGAAGAGACGGTCACGTTCGGACTCGACGGCAAGTTGTACGAGATCGACCTCAACTCTGCCAATGCGTCGAAACTGCGCGACGCTCTCGCGCCGTACGTGGAGGCCGGCCGCAAGCGGGCCCGCTCGGGCAAGACGTACCGCCGCACCGCCGTCGCCCCGGACCCGGCCGCGGTGCGCGCCTGGGCCCGGTCGAACGGCATGGAGGTGCCTCCGCGCGGCCGGATCCCCAAGAAGGTCTACGAAGCCTTCGACGAGTCGGCCTGA
- a CDS encoding N,N-dimethylformamidase beta subunit family domain-containing protein: MGTDQIRRWESGALAHAVTDPFGQGPLPWLRDSENYFDDTGRVVPWYVDHVHLSGADARATERIGARGPARIPGPRTADDVHRQIKGFPSSSAAAPGEAIDFRITVDPPQQFSVDIYRIGYYDGTGALKITTSPRLSGIVQPPPLTADRTVSCHHWWLSWRMQIPSYWKLGAYVAVLTTLDGYRSHIPFTVRDSRPADLLLVLPDLTWQAYNLYPEDGRTGASLYHAWDERGKLLGESEAATTVSFDRPYAGAGLPLHVGHAYDFIRWAERYGYDLAYAEMRDLHAGSVDPTRYRGLVFPGHDEYWSAPMRRTVEAARDSGTSLVFLSANTMYWQVELAASPSGPARLLTCRKRRGPGRSALWRETAPEQQLIGIQYAGRVPEPSPLIVRNARHWLWEATGADEGDELPGLVAGEADRYFPRTALPDHLRRILLAHSPYEDTEGAIRHQETSLYRAPSGALVFASGTFAWSPALDRPGHTDERVQRATANLLDRICKRG; the protein is encoded by the coding sequence GTGGGGACGGACCAGATCCGGCGCTGGGAGTCGGGAGCGCTCGCTCACGCGGTGACGGATCCTTTCGGCCAGGGCCCGCTGCCCTGGCTGCGCGACAGTGAGAACTACTTCGACGACACCGGCCGGGTGGTCCCGTGGTACGTCGACCACGTCCATCTCTCCGGCGCCGACGCCCGGGCCACCGAGCGGATCGGCGCGAGGGGCCCCGCCAGGATCCCCGGCCCCCGCACCGCCGACGATGTCCACCGGCAGATCAAGGGCTTCCCCTCCAGCTCCGCGGCGGCCCCCGGCGAGGCCATCGACTTCCGGATCACGGTGGACCCGCCCCAGCAGTTCAGCGTGGACATCTACCGCATCGGCTACTACGACGGCACCGGCGCACTGAAGATCACCACCAGCCCCCGGCTGTCCGGGATCGTCCAGCCGCCCCCGCTCACCGCCGACCGCACCGTCTCCTGCCACCACTGGTGGCTGTCCTGGCGGATGCAGATCCCCTCGTACTGGAAGCTCGGCGCGTATGTCGCGGTGCTGACCACCCTGGACGGCTACCGCAGCCACATCCCCTTCACCGTCCGCGACAGCCGCCCCGCCGACCTCCTCCTCGTCCTCCCGGACCTCACCTGGCAGGCGTACAACCTCTACCCGGAGGACGGCCGGACCGGCGCCAGCCTCTACCACGCCTGGGACGAGCGGGGAAAGCTGCTGGGCGAGTCGGAGGCGGCCACCACGGTCTCCTTCGACCGGCCGTACGCGGGCGCCGGGCTGCCCCTCCATGTGGGGCACGCCTACGACTTCATCCGCTGGGCCGAGCGCTACGGCTACGACCTCGCGTACGCCGAGATGCGCGACCTGCACGCGGGCAGCGTCGACCCCACCCGCTACCGGGGGCTGGTCTTCCCCGGCCATGACGAGTACTGGTCGGCGCCGATGCGCCGCACCGTGGAGGCGGCCCGCGACAGCGGCACCTCGCTGGTCTTCCTCTCCGCGAACACCATGTACTGGCAGGTCGAGCTCGCCGCCTCGCCCTCCGGCCCGGCCCGGCTGCTGACCTGCCGCAAGCGCCGCGGCCCCGGCCGCTCGGCACTCTGGCGCGAGACCGCGCCCGAGCAGCAGCTCATCGGCATTCAGTACGCGGGCCGGGTGCCCGAGCCGAGCCCGCTGATCGTGCGCAACGCCCGCCACTGGCTGTGGGAGGCCACGGGCGCGGACGAGGGCGACGAGCTCCCCGGCCTGGTCGCCGGCGAGGCCGACCGCTACTTCCCCCGCACCGCCCTCCCCGACCACCTCCGCCGCATCCTCCTGGCCCACTCCCCGTACGAAGACACGGAGGGCGCCATCCGCCACCAGGAGACCTCGCTCTACCGGGCCCCGAGCGGCGCGCTGGTCTTCGCGTCGGGGACGTTCGCGTGGTCGCCCGCGCTGGATCGCCCAGGTCATACGGATGAGCGGGTGCAGCGGGCCACGGCGAATCTGCTGGACCGGATCTGCAAACGGGGCTGA